From Nitratidesulfovibrio vulgaris str. Hildenborough, a single genomic window includes:
- a CDS encoding DUF3795 domain-containing protein: protein MSTQPRKVETTHPAPASGIRYAAPCGLDCGRCVMCSHGKVAESARAIRGVLGPNFARYAAFLQDMQPALVHYPAFAELLDAMAEGCCEGCRDRETPCHASCRVPECTRAHGVDWCGLCPDFPCAETGLPDRLVEKWREANTIIREAGVDAWLRELAERPRYL from the coding sequence ATGAGCACACAACCCCGAAAGGTCGAGACAACGCATCCCGCCCCGGCGTCCGGCATCCGCTACGCCGCGCCGTGCGGCCTTGATTGCGGGCGTTGCGTCATGTGCTCGCACGGCAAGGTCGCGGAGAGCGCCCGTGCCATACGCGGTGTGCTCGGCCCTAATTTCGCGCGGTACGCTGCGTTCCTTCAGGACATGCAGCCAGCGCTCGTCCACTATCCAGCCTTCGCCGAGCTGCTCGACGCCATGGCCGAGGGATGCTGCGAAGGCTGCCGCGACCGTGAGACGCCTTGCCATGCCTCGTGCAGGGTCCCTGAATGCACGCGCGCCCACGGGGTGGACTGGTGCGGGCTGTGCCCGGACTTTCCCTGTGCGGAGACCGGCCTGCCTGACCGGCTGGTGGAGAAGTGGCGCGAGGCCAACACCATCATCAGGGAGGCCGGTGTCGATGCATGGTTGCGGGAACTTGCCGAAAGGCCCCGCTACCTGTAG
- a CDS encoding valine--tRNA ligase — protein sequence MAENALPKGYEPRDVEERWRRHWEDNRTFTPDMDAPGEPYSIVIPPPNVTGALHIGHALNHVLIDVLCRNARQQGKKVLWLPGTDHAGIATQNVVERALAKEGLSRHDLGREAFIERVWQWKEEYGNRILNQIRMLGDSVDWTRERFTMDEGLSKAVRKVFVDLYNGGYIYRGNYIINWCNRCHTALADDEVDHMPEQGHLYHVRYDFEDGSGSVVIATTRPETIMADTGVCVHPEDERYAGLIGKKILVPVIGRAVPLFADTYVDREFGTGALKVTPCHDPNDWTLGERHGLAFIQCIDEDGNMTAEAGPYAGLTKEECRKRIVADLEASGQLVRVEELNHSVGHCYRCKTVVEPHMSEQWFVASTKLAPRARAAVPQMTQIFPESWMKTYFNWLDNIRDWCISRQIWWGHRIPAWTCGKCGKLIVSEQDPTACPDCGCTDLTQDPDVLDTWFSSALWPFSTMGWPDKTKDLATFYPTSVLVTGFDILFFWVARMMMLGMHFMDEVPFKHVYLHALVRDGEGRKMSKSTGNVIDPLAMIDKYGTDSLRFTLAAFAAMGRDIKLSEDRIEGYRHFVNKVWNAARFSLMNLPEEAPAALDLDNVKGMHHKWILHRLEELKASQAAGIDGYRFNEVAQGLYRFWWNEFCDWYLELIKPDMQAGGERQATAQYVLWTVLREALLLLHPFMPFVTAEVWQALPGHAGDDIATKLYPAARPGCRDVKDAEHMELVQATISAVRTIRAELNIAPSYRLTTLVRPASAEDAATLEEGREMLMTLARLDGLTVAVDVEAPKASASSVVAGNEVIVPLTGAVDFEAELARLDKELGKIEKDFVQVNKKLANESFVSKAPADVVAKERARAEELSDAKAKLEALQQRFRDAIGK from the coding sequence ATGGCGGAGAACGCGTTGCCGAAGGGCTATGAGCCCCGTGACGTCGAAGAACGCTGGCGCAGGCACTGGGAGGACAACCGTACCTTCACCCCCGACATGGACGCGCCGGGCGAACCCTATTCAATCGTCATTCCGCCGCCGAACGTCACGGGCGCGCTGCACATCGGCCATGCTCTCAACCATGTGCTCATCGACGTGCTGTGCCGCAATGCACGGCAGCAGGGCAAGAAGGTCCTGTGGCTTCCGGGCACCGACCACGCGGGCATCGCCACGCAGAACGTGGTGGAACGCGCCCTCGCCAAGGAAGGACTCAGCCGTCACGACCTCGGCCGTGAGGCGTTCATCGAACGTGTCTGGCAGTGGAAAGAGGAGTACGGCAACCGCATCCTCAACCAGATACGCATGCTGGGCGACTCCGTCGACTGGACGCGCGAACGCTTCACCATGGACGAAGGGCTTTCCAAGGCCGTGCGCAAGGTGTTCGTCGACCTGTACAACGGCGGCTACATCTACCGCGGCAACTACATCATCAACTGGTGCAACCGTTGCCACACCGCCCTCGCCGATGACGAAGTCGACCATATGCCCGAACAGGGCCACCTCTACCATGTGCGCTACGACTTCGAGGACGGCAGCGGTTCGGTCGTCATCGCCACCACCCGCCCCGAGACCATCATGGCCGACACCGGCGTGTGCGTGCACCCCGAGGACGAACGCTACGCCGGGTTGATAGGCAAGAAGATTCTCGTGCCCGTCATCGGGCGCGCCGTACCGCTTTTCGCCGACACCTACGTCGACCGCGAATTCGGTACGGGCGCACTCAAGGTCACCCCCTGCCACGACCCCAACGACTGGACGCTGGGCGAACGCCACGGTCTCGCCTTCATCCAGTGCATCGACGAGGACGGCAACATGACCGCCGAGGCCGGACCCTACGCGGGGCTGACCAAGGAGGAGTGCCGCAAGCGCATCGTGGCCGACCTCGAAGCCTCGGGGCAGCTTGTCCGCGTCGAAGAACTGAATCACAGCGTGGGGCATTGCTACCGCTGCAAGACGGTGGTCGAACCGCACATGTCGGAACAGTGGTTCGTGGCGTCGACCAAGCTTGCGCCGCGCGCCCGCGCAGCCGTGCCGCAGATGACGCAGATATTCCCCGAAAGCTGGATGAAGACCTACTTCAACTGGCTAGACAACATCCGCGACTGGTGCATCAGCCGTCAGATATGGTGGGGGCATCGCATCCCTGCATGGACGTGCGGCAAGTGCGGCAAGCTCATCGTCTCCGAACAGGACCCCACGGCATGTCCCGACTGCGGCTGCACCGACCTGACGCAGGACCCCGACGTGCTCGACACGTGGTTCTCGTCGGCCCTGTGGCCCTTCAGCACCATGGGCTGGCCCGACAAGACGAAGGACCTCGCCACCTTCTACCCCACTTCGGTACTGGTGACGGGCTTCGACATCCTGTTCTTCTGGGTCGCGCGCATGATGATGCTTGGCATGCATTTCATGGACGAGGTGCCTTTCAAGCACGTCTACCTGCATGCCCTCGTGCGTGACGGTGAAGGTCGCAAGATGTCGAAGTCCACGGGCAACGTCATCGACCCGCTGGCGATGATCGACAAGTACGGCACCGACTCGCTGCGCTTCACCCTTGCGGCCTTCGCCGCCATGGGCCGCGACATCAAACTCTCCGAAGACCGCATCGAAGGCTACCGCCACTTCGTCAACAAGGTGTGGAACGCCGCACGGTTCTCGCTCATGAACCTGCCGGAGGAGGCACCTGCCGCCCTCGACCTCGATAACGTCAAGGGTATGCATCACAAGTGGATTCTGCATCGCCTCGAAGAGCTCAAGGCGTCGCAGGCTGCGGGCATCGACGGCTACCGCTTCAACGAAGTGGCGCAGGGGCTGTACCGCTTCTGGTGGAACGAGTTCTGCGACTGGTACCTTGAGCTCATCAAGCCCGACATGCAGGCGGGGGGCGAGCGTCAGGCCACGGCCCAGTATGTGCTGTGGACAGTGCTGCGCGAAGCCCTGCTGCTGTTGCACCCGTTCATGCCCTTCGTCACCGCCGAAGTGTGGCAGGCACTGCCCGGTCACGCCGGTGACGACATCGCCACCAAGCTGTACCCCGCCGCACGCCCCGGCTGCCGCGACGTCAAGGACGCGGAGCACATGGAACTGGTGCAGGCCACCATCAGCGCCGTGCGCACCATCCGTGCCGAACTCAACATCGCGCCTTCGTACCGTCTCACCACGCTGGTGCGTCCGGCTTCCGCCGAAGACGCAGCCACCCTCGAAGAGGGGCGCGAGATGCTGATGACGCTGGCCCGCCTCGACGGGCTGACCGTCGCCGTCGACGTGGAGGCCCCCAAGGCTTCCGCCAGCAGCGTGGTCGCCGGTAACGAGGTCATCGTGCCCCTGACGGGCGCGGTGGACTTCGAGGCCGAACTTGCCCGTCTCGACAAGGAACTGGGCAAGATAGAGAAGGACTTCGTGCAGGTGAACAAGAAGCTCGCCAACGAGAGCTTCGTCAGCAAGGCCCCGGCCGATGTCGTCGCCAAGGAGCGCGCCCGCGCCGAGGAACTGTCCGACGCCAAGGCCAAGCTCGAAGCGTTGCAGCAGCGCTTCCGCGACGCCATAGGCAAATAG
- the cobA gene encoding uroporphyrinogen-III C-methyltransferase, producing the protein MKVYLIGAGPGDPGLLTLKGKEILERADVVVYDFLANDAFLAYAKPDAEIIYVGKKGGDHTLSQDGINRLIIEKAKEGKVVARLKGGDPYMFGRGGEEAEELLDAGVPFEEVPGVTSAIAGPAYAGIPLTHRSYASSVSFITGHENPDKPDSAHNWQALAAGTSTLVFFMGMKNLPDISRKLIAAGMSPDKPAALVRWGTTPRHRSLVATIATLPEEAVKHGFSNPSLIVVGDVVRLRDRLNWFEHKPLLGKGVVVTRAREQASGLAAALRELGADVIQFPTIDIHPLDDYAPVHEAIRALDTYDWVVFTSVNGVKHFWNQLAALGLDSRALGGRKVAAIGPATADALRDKGIAPDFIPEKYVAEGVVEGMLARGMGGKRVLLPRALEAREVLPEELRKAGATVDVLPVYVTVPSAARRDDVLARMEAGEVHCVTFGSSSTVENFFSLVPADTVKAHPEVKLACIGPVTKKTLEGFGFTCHIQPDDYTIPALVDELTRVLPEL; encoded by the coding sequence ATGAAGGTCTATCTCATCGGTGCCGGCCCGGGCGACCCCGGACTGCTCACCCTCAAGGGCAAGGAAATCCTCGAACGTGCGGACGTGGTCGTCTACGACTTTCTGGCCAACGATGCCTTCCTCGCCTATGCCAAGCCCGATGCCGAAATCATCTACGTGGGCAAGAAGGGCGGCGACCATACCCTTTCGCAGGACGGCATCAACCGCCTCATCATCGAAAAGGCCAAAGAGGGCAAGGTCGTGGCGCGCCTCAAGGGTGGCGACCCCTACATGTTCGGGCGTGGCGGTGAAGAGGCCGAAGAACTGCTCGACGCGGGCGTGCCCTTCGAGGAAGTCCCCGGCGTGACCAGCGCCATCGCAGGGCCTGCCTACGCTGGTATTCCGCTCACCCACCGTTCGTATGCCTCGTCGGTGTCGTTCATCACCGGGCACGAGAATCCCGACAAGCCCGATTCGGCGCATAACTGGCAGGCCCTCGCCGCTGGTACCAGCACGCTGGTCTTCTTCATGGGCATGAAGAACCTGCCCGACATCTCGCGCAAGCTCATCGCCGCGGGCATGTCGCCTGACAAGCCCGCCGCGCTGGTGCGCTGGGGGACGACCCCGCGTCACCGCAGCCTCGTCGCCACCATCGCCACGTTGCCCGAAGAGGCCGTGAAGCATGGCTTCAGCAATCCCTCGCTCATCGTTGTGGGTGATGTGGTGCGTCTGCGCGACCGTCTCAACTGGTTCGAGCACAAGCCCCTGCTGGGCAAGGGCGTCGTGGTCACGCGCGCCCGTGAACAGGCCAGCGGCCTTGCTGCGGCGTTGCGTGAACTTGGGGCCGATGTCATCCAGTTTCCCACCATCGACATCCACCCCCTCGACGATTACGCCCCGGTGCATGAGGCCATCCGCGCCCTCGACACCTACGACTGGGTGGTCTTCACCTCGGTCAACGGCGTGAAGCACTTCTGGAACCAGCTTGCGGCGCTGGGGCTCGACAGCCGTGCCCTCGGCGGACGCAAGGTGGCAGCCATCGGCCCCGCCACGGCGGATGCCCTGCGCGACAAGGGCATCGCCCCCGACTTCATCCCCGAGAAGTACGTCGCCGAAGGCGTGGTCGAAGGGATGCTCGCCCGCGGTATGGGCGGCAAGCGCGTGCTGCTGCCCCGCGCCCTCGAAGCGCGTGAGGTGCTGCCCGAAGAACTTCGCAAGGCCGGTGCCACTGTCGACGTGCTGCCCGTGTACGTCACCGTGCCCTCTGCCGCACGCCGTGACGACGTTCTGGCGCGCATGGAGGCGGGCGAGGTGCATTGCGTGACCTTCGGTTCGTCGTCCACCGTGGAGAACTTCTTCTCTCTGGTCCCTGCCGATACGGTGAAGGCGCACCCCGAAGTGAAGCTTGCCTGCATCGGCCCGGTGACCAAGAAGACGCTGGAGGGCTTCGGCTTCACCTGCCATATCCAGCCCGACGACTACACCATCCCCGCACTTGTCGATGAACTGACCCGCGTATTGCCTGAATTGTAA
- a CDS encoding MOSC domain-containing protein, translating to MGHVRAVCISERKGERKVVVEAITLREDFGVVGDVHAGSGRQVSLLASESVDTMRPKMPQLAAGDFAENMLVEGLEVTALPIGTRLAVGGEALLEVTQIGKTCHSKCNIHKTVGFCVMPTEGVFARVVRGGVVRAGDPIVRVDG from the coding sequence ATGGGGCATGTCAGGGCCGTGTGCATCAGTGAACGCAAGGGCGAACGCAAGGTCGTCGTCGAAGCCATTACCCTGCGTGAGGACTTCGGTGTCGTGGGGGATGTGCACGCCGGGTCCGGCAGGCAGGTGAGCCTGCTGGCGTCGGAAAGTGTCGACACCATGCGCCCGAAGATGCCGCAGCTTGCGGCGGGCGACTTTGCCGAGAATATGCTGGTCGAGGGGCTTGAAGTCACTGCGCTGCCCATCGGCACGCGCCTTGCCGTGGGCGGGGAGGCGTTGCTTGAAGTGACGCAGATAGGCAAGACCTGTCACTCGAAGTGTAACATCCACAAGACGGTGGGATTCTGCGTGATGCCCACCGAAGGCGTGTTCGCGCGCGTGGTGCGCGGGGGCGTCGTACGTGCCGGTGACCCTATCGTGCGCGTAGACGGCTGA
- a CDS encoding BPL-N domain-containing protein, with product MSTLHILWDESHIWGLLVWRAAEALGLPYRLVKGEEIAHGLLSCNPPALLVVPGGTARLKAEALGHAGIAAIRDYVASGGHYLGFCGGAGLGLSGQHGLGLCPWSRASFSDRMQHFVSGHIHAATRTGHPLVPDAFDRTVAASPASAATAPASDDTPLLPIWWPGRFAPEKDGEVEILASYTVPGPDFWVADLPLDTLPPGTFAEWEALYGIHLRPTFLEGQPCILHGHHGKGTYTLSYSHLETPGSPAANGWLTHLVEHLSSGRIRAAAHEVPAWDLDALPVQWDDPALLRARALFDDIVTIGINHCLFFRRNAWLIGWRAGIPGANLNNLHAGICTAVSMKPSQAATAYWAAQRETFMRDLTLFHQGVTGYLLAERLAMTLSKTFPETVSRQSLKEQRTALFGPPMASGGLYLRLLDTLDTLVFLGLSQQEGSTARQ from the coding sequence ATGTCAACCCTTCACATTCTCTGGGACGAGTCCCACATCTGGGGACTGCTTGTCTGGCGGGCGGCCGAAGCCCTCGGCCTGCCCTACCGTCTGGTCAAGGGAGAGGAGATAGCCCACGGCCTTCTTTCTTGCAACCCGCCCGCCCTGCTGGTGGTGCCGGGCGGCACGGCGCGCCTCAAGGCCGAGGCGCTGGGCCATGCGGGCATCGCCGCCATCCGCGACTACGTCGCTTCAGGCGGCCATTATCTCGGCTTCTGCGGCGGTGCGGGACTGGGGCTTTCAGGGCAGCACGGCCTTGGCCTGTGCCCGTGGTCGCGTGCCTCGTTCAGCGACCGGATGCAGCACTTCGTCTCCGGTCATATCCATGCCGCCACAAGGACGGGGCACCCTCTCGTGCCCGACGCCTTCGACCGCACCGTGGCCGCGTCGCCAGCTTCCGCCGCCACAGCCCCCGCCTCTGACGACACGCCGCTTCTCCCCATCTGGTGGCCCGGCCGCTTCGCCCCGGAGAAGGACGGCGAGGTCGAGATTCTGGCCTCGTACACCGTACCCGGCCCCGACTTCTGGGTGGCCGACCTGCCGCTGGACACGCTACCTCCCGGCACCTTCGCCGAATGGGAGGCCCTGTACGGCATCCACCTGCGGCCCACCTTCCTTGAAGGGCAACCCTGCATCCTGCACGGGCATCACGGCAAGGGCACCTACACATTGAGCTATTCGCACCTCGAAACACCGGGGTCGCCCGCCGCCAACGGCTGGCTGACGCACCTTGTCGAACACCTCTCCAGCGGCAGGATACGCGCCGCCGCCCACGAGGTGCCCGCATGGGACCTCGACGCACTGCCCGTGCAATGGGACGACCCGGCACTTCTGCGTGCCCGCGCCCTGTTCGACGACATCGTCACCATCGGCATCAACCACTGCCTGTTCTTCAGGCGCAACGCATGGCTCATCGGCTGGCGGGCTGGCATTCCCGGCGCGAACCTCAACAACCTCCATGCCGGCATCTGCACCGCGGTGTCCATGAAGCCCTCGCAAGCCGCAACGGCCTACTGGGCCGCCCAGCGTGAGACCTTCATGCGCGACCTCACACTCTTCCATCAGGGTGTCACCGGGTACCTTCTGGCTGAACGTCTGGCCATGACCCTCTCCAAGACCTTTCCGGAGACCGTGTCCCGCCAGAGTCTCAAGGAACAGCGCACGGCCCTCTTCGGCCCGCCCATGGCCAGCGGCGGCCTCTACCTGCGCCTTCTGGACACGCTCGACACGCTGGTGTTCCTCGGTCTTTCACAGCAGGAAGGTTCGACCGCACGCCAGTAG